Proteins from a single region of Aquirhabdus parva:
- a CDS encoding CaiB/BaiF CoA transferase family protein: MVNQSFPPLSGLKILDFSTLLPGPFATLMLADLGADVIHVESPSRMDLVRIMPPYADGQATAHAYLNRNKRSVAMDLKDPANIQKIKELVSEYDIIVEQFRPNVMARLGLDYEALSQINPRLIYCSITGYGQTGSYKDRAGHDINYISLSGIAGHSGRINERPPAMGIQIADVAGGSLHAVIGILAAVIERQTSGQGQHVDISMTDCAFSLNTMAGAAQVAGGEQQGPEQGMLNGATFYDYYQTQDGRHISIGSLEPQFLMGLAQALALPEILSLGSSLQPEDRASVRAMIQKAIAEHSFEYWNQLFAALDVCVEPVLSLAEAVNSQLATERGWLVDVPLVADQPQTQKQLAHPIKYSRSQPVYRFMGRAVGADEV; the protein is encoded by the coding sequence ATGGTCAATCAGTCTTTTCCACCTCTTTCTGGGTTAAAAATCCTTGATTTTTCCACACTATTACCTGGTCCTTTCGCGACATTGATGCTTGCAGATCTGGGGGCAGATGTGATTCATGTAGAGTCTCCATCCCGAATGGATCTTGTCCGTATCATGCCGCCCTATGCGGATGGACAAGCGACTGCACATGCTTATTTGAATCGAAACAAACGATCTGTTGCGATGGATCTTAAAGATCCTGCTAATATTCAAAAGATTAAAGAGCTTGTGTCTGAATACGACATCATTGTTGAACAGTTCAGGCCTAACGTTATGGCTCGCTTAGGGCTGGACTATGAGGCACTAAGTCAAATTAATCCGCGTTTGATCTATTGTTCAATCACGGGCTATGGCCAGACGGGCAGCTATAAAGATCGTGCAGGACATGATATTAATTATATTTCGTTATCCGGCATTGCGGGTCATAGTGGACGTATTAATGAGCGCCCTCCTGCGATGGGCATCCAGATTGCAGACGTCGCTGGAGGATCACTGCATGCAGTAATTGGGATTTTGGCTGCGGTGATTGAGCGTCAAACGAGTGGACAGGGGCAGCATGTCGATATTTCGATGACGGATTGTGCTTTTAGCCTGAATACTATGGCTGGGGCTGCGCAGGTTGCGGGCGGTGAGCAGCAGGGACCCGAACAAGGGATGCTGAATGGCGCAACATTCTATGATTATTATCAAACTCAGGATGGACGTCATATCTCTATTGGCTCGCTTGAGCCGCAATTTCTTATGGGGCTCGCACAGGCTTTGGCATTGCCGGAGATCCTTAGCTTAGGATCGTCATTACAGCCAGAGGATCGTGCAAGTGTTCGTGCCATGATTCAAAAGGCCATTGCAGAGCACAGTTTTGAATATTGGAATCAACTTTTCGCAGCGCTGGATGTCTGTGTGGAGCCTGTTTTAAGTTTAGCGGAAGCAGTGAATTCTCAACTTGCGACAGAACGCGGATGGTTGGTTGATGTACCTCTAGTCGCTGATCAGCCGCAGACCCAAAAACAGCTTGCGCATCCGATTAAGTATTCGCGTAGTCAGCCTGTTTATCGCTTCATGGGTAGAGCAGTTGGGGCGGATGAAGTTTAG
- a CDS encoding AraC family transcriptional regulator: protein MNRETISIHFVNAALTGAKRLNMDIESLVSRAGIDPSLLLQPKARVSPEQYTRFAQTLWLATQDEHLGFDSTPRRLGTFATMCQLIIHAGTLGRALERGQQFYSLFGSDWSMSISHDLHEARLRVNIPRERDVDHFITESMLMIWHGLASWLIERRIPLERVKFGYPKPKHVEEYDALFFAPTMIFDTTYTEISFAADYLALPIRQTEATLNEFLKTAPAKLLIKFKNTNSLTSRIRELLKTHIGTDMPTLNDIAAQLYLSPQTLRRRLATEGKSYQGVKDDLRRDAAIHLLGMPHLTLDEVAEQVGFSETSTFHRAFKKWTGVTPGLYRQIHAE from the coding sequence ATGAATCGTGAGACCATTTCTATTCATTTTGTGAATGCCGCCCTGACGGGTGCGAAACGCCTCAATATGGATATTGAAAGTCTGGTCAGTCGTGCTGGAATTGACCCCTCACTTCTTCTGCAACCCAAGGCTCGTGTCTCACCAGAACAATACACTCGATTCGCACAAACGTTGTGGCTCGCCACTCAGGATGAGCATCTTGGTTTTGATAGCACGCCGCGCAGATTAGGTACTTTTGCAACCATGTGCCAGTTGATCATTCATGCTGGTACGCTAGGTCGTGCGCTTGAACGTGGTCAGCAGTTCTATAGTCTATTCGGCTCAGACTGGTCAATGAGCATCAGCCATGATTTGCATGAAGCACGTTTGCGCGTAAATATTCCTCGTGAGCGTGATGTCGATCATTTCATAACTGAAAGTATGCTGATGATTTGGCATGGTTTAGCCAGTTGGTTGATTGAACGTCGAATTCCTTTAGAACGCGTAAAATTCGGTTACCCCAAGCCAAAGCATGTTGAAGAATACGATGCACTGTTCTTTGCACCGACGATGATCTTTGATACGACGTATACAGAAATTAGTTTTGCTGCTGATTATTTAGCACTCCCTATTCGTCAGACGGAAGCAACACTCAATGAATTTTTAAAAACGGCACCCGCTAAACTGCTGATTAAATTTAAAAATACTAACTCTCTAACGTCTCGTATTCGCGAGCTCCTCAAAACGCATATCGGCACGGATATGCCGACACTTAACGACATAGCCGCTCAGCTTTATCTCTCTCCGCAAACACTTCGCCGACGACTAGCGACTGAAGGAAAAAGTTATCAAGGCGTGAAAGACGATCTACGACGAGATGCTGCAATTCACTTACTGGGTATGCCCCATCTGACGTTAGACGAGGTCGCAGAGCAAGTTGGTTTTAGTGAGACTAGTACTTTTCACCGTGCATTCAAGAAATGGACGGGGGTCACACCAGGACTGTATCGACAGATTCATGCGGAGTAG
- a CDS encoding glycine-rich domain-containing protein, producing the protein MPSQVVDDLWHEFILYTKAYQTFCHKAFGQFLHHTPAVVMTPSQKKSNAGLKRAWFYACRDENIAPNAALKLPLIFALDAQLNIANGFHYVPDCKRPLAQANNTVGIYCGGDFANSSCGTSCSSSSDSDSGCSGSDGCSGGCGGGGD; encoded by the coding sequence ATGCCTTCTCAAGTTGTTGATGATTTATGGCATGAGTTCATTCTCTATACCAAAGCTTATCAGACGTTTTGCCATAAGGCATTTGGGCAATTCTTGCACCATACACCAGCTGTGGTCATGACCCCAAGTCAAAAAAAGAGTAATGCCGGCCTTAAACGCGCATGGTTCTATGCTTGTCGTGATGAGAATATTGCACCAAATGCAGCTTTGAAGTTGCCTCTGATCTTTGCCTTGGATGCACAGCTTAATATTGCCAACGGTTTTCATTATGTGCCTGATTGTAAACGCCCTTTGGCACAGGCAAATAATACCGTTGGGATTTATTGTGGGGGTGATTTTGCAAATAGTTCTTGTGGGACTTCTTGTAGTTCCAGTTCAGATTCGGATAGCGGATGCAGTGGTAGTGATGGCTGTAGTGGAGGATGTGGGGGTGGTGGGGATTAG
- a CDS encoding acetyl-CoA C-acetyltransferase, with amino-acid sequence MSEAYIFDAVRTPRGKGKKDGSLYEVKPISLLVNLMHALEARNNLDTSLVEDVILGCVTPIADQGGDIAKAAAQAAGWSENVSGVQINRFCASGLEAVNLAAQKVRSGWEDLIVAGGVESMSRIAMGSDGGPWALDPETNLKSGFIPQGVGADLIATLDGYSRTDVDNFAAQSQAKAAAAQAAGNFDKSIIAVKDNAGVTILDKDEFIRAGTTAEKLAGLSPSFEMMGNMGFDAVALQKYPEAEKINHVHHAGNSSGIVDGAALVLIGSESAGKKLGIKPRAKIIATALVGTDPTIMLTGPAPAARKALEKAGLTIDDIDLFEVNEAFAAVVMRFISELKVPAEKVNVNGGAIAMGHPLGATGAMIIGTLLDELERQGKKRGLATLCVGGGMGIATIIEVV; translated from the coding sequence ATGAGCGAAGCCTATATCTTTGATGCAGTCCGCACCCCACGCGGCAAAGGAAAAAAAGACGGAAGCCTCTACGAAGTTAAACCTATTTCACTCCTTGTGAATCTCATGCATGCACTTGAAGCACGCAATAACCTCGATACCAGCTTGGTTGAAGATGTCATCTTGGGTTGTGTCACGCCAATCGCCGATCAAGGTGGAGATATCGCTAAAGCCGCAGCACAAGCAGCGGGCTGGAGCGAAAATGTGTCTGGAGTACAAATCAACCGCTTCTGCGCATCAGGTCTTGAGGCTGTGAACCTTGCAGCACAAAAAGTACGCTCAGGCTGGGAAGATCTCATCGTGGCAGGTGGTGTGGAGTCTATGTCACGCATTGCCATGGGTTCTGATGGTGGTCCTTGGGCCCTTGATCCAGAAACCAATTTGAAATCAGGTTTTATACCACAAGGTGTTGGGGCTGACTTGATCGCGACATTAGATGGCTATAGCCGTACAGATGTCGACAACTTCGCGGCTCAATCGCAAGCAAAGGCTGCAGCGGCTCAAGCAGCTGGAAATTTTGATAAATCGATCATTGCCGTAAAAGACAATGCGGGTGTGACCATATTAGATAAAGATGAATTTATCCGTGCTGGCACGACTGCTGAAAAACTGGCAGGGCTATCACCCAGTTTTGAAATGATGGGCAATATGGGCTTTGATGCGGTCGCACTGCAAAAATATCCTGAAGCCGAAAAAATCAATCACGTCCATCACGCTGGTAACTCATCAGGTATCGTCGATGGTGCTGCGCTTGTCCTCATTGGTTCTGAAAGTGCCGGTAAAAAACTCGGCATCAAACCTCGTGCAAAAATCATCGCAACTGCTCTCGTTGGTACAGACCCGACCATCATGCTGACAGGTCCTGCACCTGCTGCACGCAAAGCACTGGAGAAAGCGGGACTGACGATCGACGATATCGATCTCTTCGAAGTCAACGAAGCTTTTGCTGCGGTGGTGATGCGTTTCATCTCTGAGCTTAAAGTGCCTGCGGAAAAAGTGAACGTCAATGGTGGTGCGATTGCAATGGGTCATCCACTCGGTGCAACGGGTGCAATGATCATCGGCACCCTACTGGATGAGTTAGAGCGACAAGGTAAAAAACGCGGTCTGGCGACTTTATGCGTTGGCGGCGGCATGGGCATCGCTACGATCATTGAAGTCGTTTAA
- a CDS encoding 3-hydroxyacyl-CoA dehydrogenase NAD-binding domain-containing protein encodes MSAIKYNKDQDNIVTLTLDSTGQSANTMNAEFRVSLHEVATKLKAETDLAGVIITSAKKTFFAGGDLDELILVKRSDATEFFKMIESLKADMRAIETLGKPVVAALNGTALGGGWEIALATHHRIALNDPKTKFGLPEVTLGLLPGGGGIVRMVRLLGLQNAFPFLMEGKQFDVKKAVSLGLVHDTGETIDEVLAKAHAWIKANPKSQQPFDVKGYKIPGGDPRTPAVAQILAIAPAMLRDKTKGCYPAPEAIMSAAAEGASVDVDTALRIESRYFAQITTGQVAKNMIGTFWFQLNAIKAGHSRPDGIAPWKATKVGVLGAGMMGSGIAYATAIKGVPVVLKDVSAEAAEKGKSYSQKLLEKRVSRGSLTADKKDAILANITATADAKDLAGCDLIIEAVFENRELKAKVTQEAEAQLVAGGIMASNTSTLPITGLSQASKDATHYIGLHFFSPVDKMQLVEIIKGKDTSPETLARAFDYVQQIGKTPIVVNDSRGFFTSRVFGTFIQEGMSLVAEGIHPARVEMAALKAGMPVGPLAIQDEVSLSLTEHITEQTRKDLQAEGKDLPVQATEALVKAMIHDHNRKGKAAGAGFYEYPVGGKKHLWSGLSTWLKPEVTISEQEMIDRILFVQALDTIRCLEEGVLESVQDANIGSIFGIGFAPWTGGAIQFINQYGLDKAVKRAEELTAKYGQRFTPPQLLKDKAAKGELFV; translated from the coding sequence ATGAGCGCAATTAAGTACAATAAAGACCAAGATAACATCGTCACACTGACTCTAGATTCTACAGGTCAATCCGCAAACACCATGAATGCTGAGTTTCGCGTCAGCCTGCATGAAGTCGCTACAAAACTCAAAGCTGAAACTGACCTCGCTGGTGTCATCATTACTTCTGCGAAAAAAACCTTTTTTGCTGGCGGTGACTTGGATGAACTCATTCTGGTTAAACGTTCAGATGCGACTGAATTCTTTAAGATGATCGAATCGCTTAAAGCGGATATGCGTGCTATTGAGACTTTGGGCAAACCTGTAGTTGCGGCACTCAACGGCACAGCACTCGGCGGTGGCTGGGAAATAGCTTTGGCAACCCATCATCGTATCGCCCTGAATGATCCTAAAACCAAATTTGGTTTACCTGAAGTTACTTTGGGCTTACTGCCTGGTGGTGGTGGTATCGTACGTATGGTGCGCTTGCTCGGCCTGCAAAATGCTTTCCCATTCTTAATGGAAGGCAAACAGTTTGATGTGAAAAAAGCAGTGTCTCTCGGACTGGTTCACGATACTGGCGAAACCATAGACGAAGTTTTGGCAAAAGCACATGCGTGGATCAAAGCAAATCCAAAATCACAACAACCCTTTGATGTGAAAGGCTATAAAATTCCAGGTGGTGATCCGCGCACACCAGCAGTCGCTCAAATACTGGCAATCGCTCCAGCAATGCTGCGTGACAAAACCAAAGGTTGCTACCCTGCACCTGAAGCGATCATGAGTGCAGCTGCGGAAGGTGCTTCCGTGGATGTCGATACCGCTCTTCGTATCGAATCTCGTTACTTCGCTCAAATCACAACAGGTCAAGTTGCCAAAAACATGATTGGTACCTTCTGGTTCCAATTGAATGCCATTAAAGCCGGTCATAGCCGTCCTGATGGCATTGCGCCATGGAAAGCAACCAAAGTGGGCGTACTGGGTGCAGGCATGATGGGTAGCGGTATCGCTTACGCGACAGCCATCAAAGGCGTGCCTGTCGTACTCAAAGATGTTTCAGCGGAAGCTGCGGAAAAAGGTAAAAGCTACAGTCAAAAACTACTTGAAAAACGTGTTTCTCGCGGCAGTTTAACCGCTGACAAGAAAGATGCGATTTTAGCTAATATCACCGCAACTGCTGATGCCAAAGATTTGGCAGGTTGTGACCTAATCATTGAAGCCGTATTTGAAAATCGTGAATTGAAAGCTAAAGTGACCCAAGAGGCTGAGGCACAATTGGTTGCTGGCGGTATCATGGCATCCAATACATCAACTTTGCCCATCACGGGTTTATCGCAAGCCAGCAAAGACGCAACCCACTATATCGGCCTCCACTTCTTTAGCCCAGTCGACAAAATGCAACTGGTTGAAATCATAAAAGGTAAAGATACCAGTCCCGAGACTCTGGCACGTGCATTTGATTATGTTCAACAAATTGGCAAAACACCGATTGTGGTCAATGATAGTCGTGGATTCTTCACTAGCCGTGTATTTGGTACCTTCATTCAAGAGGGCATGTCATTGGTTGCTGAAGGCATCCACCCTGCACGTGTTGAAATGGCGGCATTAAAAGCAGGTATGCCTGTTGGTCCATTGGCCATTCAAGATGAAGTTAGTCTTAGTCTGACTGAACACATCACCGAGCAAACACGTAAAGACCTACAAGCAGAAGGTAAAGATCTGCCTGTACAAGCGACTGAGGCACTGGTCAAAGCCATGATCCACGATCACAACCGTAAAGGAAAAGCTGCAGGCGCAGGTTTCTATGAATACCCTGTTGGCGGCAAAAAACACTTATGGTCGGGTCTATCAACGTGGCTGAAACCGGAAGTCACTATCAGTGAACAGGAAATGATTGATCGCATCCTGTTTGTTCAAGCCTTGGATACGATCCGCTGCTTGGAAGAAGGTGTACTTGAGTCTGTTCAAGATGCCAATATCGGTTCTATTTTCGGTATCGGTTTTGCACCATGGACAGGTGGTGCGATTCAGTTCATCAACCAGTATGGTTTGGACAAGGCGGTTAAGCGCGCTGAAGAGCTAACAGCAAAATACGGCCAACGCTTTACCCCACCGCAATTATTAAAAGATAAAGCGGCGAAAGGTGAATTGTTTGTCTAA
- a CDS encoding LysE/ArgO family amino acid transporter, protein MNALLSGFGLTLSIIFAIGAQNSFILRQGLKKEHVFWICLVCSLSDLLLIVMGVLGFSVVIQKIPSLMVIIKYLGALFLFAYGLKSFWAAFKSSAMILDDEKSITSLSRNIAIALALTWLNPHVYLDTVFLIGSISTQFIGQKLEFTVGAVAASFVFFFSLGYGASLLRPIFSKPISWKILDMVIGAFMWVLAVLLLWDI, encoded by the coding sequence ATGAATGCGTTACTTTCAGGGTTTGGTTTAACCTTATCAATTATCTTTGCGATTGGTGCACAGAATTCATTCATTTTGAGACAAGGGCTCAAAAAAGAGCATGTGTTCTGGATTTGTTTGGTCTGCTCGCTATCTGATTTATTATTAATCGTGATGGGCGTGCTTGGATTCTCGGTCGTCATTCAGAAAATCCCATCGCTCATGGTCATTATTAAATATTTGGGCGCACTTTTTCTGTTTGCTTACGGACTAAAAAGCTTTTGGGCGGCATTCAAGTCTAGTGCCATGATTTTGGATGATGAGAAGTCTATAACATCATTAAGTCGAAATATCGCAATTGCACTGGCTTTAACGTGGCTGAATCCTCATGTCTACCTTGATACCGTTTTCCTGATCGGATCAATCTCGACTCAATTTATTGGGCAGAAACTAGAATTTACAGTAGGCGCTGTGGCAGCTTCTTTTGTATTTTTCTTTTCTTTAGGGTATGGCGCGTCACTCCTGCGGCCTATATTTAGTAAACCTATTTCTTGGAAAATTCTGGATATGGTGATCGGTGCCTTTATGTGGGTGCTGGCGGTATTGTTACTGTGGGATATCTAA
- a CDS encoding VOC family protein, with the protein MVTEVIGIDHIYIAVSDMARSEVFYDLVMTELGFRKNSFVLNHAGHIQYYNRQFGYVLRPANEDTPTHNSYHTGLHHLCFRVQSVDDVIGVAKRFADMGIHCSEPKRYPEYAEDYYAVFFEDPDGIRLEVTNYRKERLERALYWDNIET; encoded by the coding sequence ATGGTCACTGAAGTCATTGGTATTGATCATATCTATATTGCAGTCAGTGACATGGCCCGTTCCGAAGTTTTTTATGATTTGGTCATGACCGAGCTTGGTTTTCGAAAGAATTCATTTGTCCTCAATCATGCAGGACATATCCAATACTACAACCGTCAGTTTGGCTATGTCTTGCGTCCAGCAAACGAAGATACACCTACTCATAATTCCTACCATACGGGTTTGCATCACCTATGCTTCCGTGTACAGAGTGTGGATGATGTTATTGGTGTGGCAAAGCGTTTTGCGGATATGGGTATCCACTGTAGTGAGCCCAAGAGATATCCTGAATATGCAGAAGACTACTATGCCGTTTTTTTTGAAGATCCCGATGGTATTCGATTAGAAGTCACGAACTATCGTAAAGAGCGCTTAGAGCGCGCTTTATATTGGGACAACATTGAGACTTAG
- a CDS encoding aldehyde dehydrogenase family protein produces the protein MSTFTFPNQYPLYLANRPVISNEWLDVTDKFSLKKVTQVALADNTIINQAIDAAVKAEKPMAQLKAFQKQAILLHCVRRFTERFDELTEVLVVEGGKSLTSAKAEVLRLISTFQLAADAVTQLDKGAVMPLDVTETAGRYRGMTQRVPVGAVSLISPFNFPLNLTAHKIAPAIAAGCPFVLKPASLTPVSALIMAEVLAETDLPIGAFSILPCHREGADLFVTDDRFKLLSFTGSDKVGWDMKARAGRKKVVLELGGNAAVIVEPDTDIDAALDRLITGAFIQSGQVCISVQRILAHQDIYDELKTKFVARAKLLTPADPHFASTVIGPMIKEKEAERLKGWIDDAVQQGASVLAGGHLNGVLLEATVLENVPDSADVYQNEAFGPVVILEKYSSFEEALELVNQSRFGLQAGLYTQNLNKMLKAWDELHVGGVIINDVPTFRVDNMPYGGVKDSGLGREGIRFAIADMTEERVLVIKQ, from the coding sequence ATGTCTACATTCACATTTCCAAACCAGTATCCACTGTATCTCGCCAATCGCCCTGTGATCTCAAACGAATGGCTTGATGTGACCGACAAGTTTAGTCTAAAAAAAGTGACTCAAGTTGCTTTAGCAGACAATACGATCATCAACCAAGCGATTGATGCGGCAGTGAAGGCTGAAAAGCCGATGGCACAACTGAAAGCTTTTCAGAAGCAAGCCATCTTGTTGCATTGCGTACGTCGATTCACAGAGCGATTTGATGAGTTAACTGAGGTATTGGTCGTTGAAGGTGGGAAGTCTCTGACTTCAGCCAAAGCAGAAGTTCTGCGTTTGATTAGTACGTTTCAATTGGCAGCGGATGCGGTGACACAACTGGATAAAGGGGCAGTGATGCCTTTGGATGTCACCGAAACCGCAGGGCGCTATAGGGGGATGACGCAACGTGTGCCAGTTGGCGCAGTATCACTGATCAGCCCGTTTAATTTCCCCTTAAATCTGACGGCCCATAAAATCGCACCTGCGATTGCGGCAGGCTGTCCATTTGTGCTTAAACCTGCGAGCCTGACCCCTGTCAGTGCCCTGATTATGGCGGAAGTTTTAGCTGAGACAGACTTGCCCATAGGTGCGTTTTCTATCTTGCCTTGCCATAGAGAAGGCGCAGACTTATTTGTAACTGATGACCGCTTCAAACTGCTGAGCTTTACAGGGTCGGATAAAGTGGGCTGGGATATGAAAGCGCGTGCGGGTCGTAAAAAGGTAGTGTTGGAATTGGGCGGTAATGCAGCGGTGATTGTCGAGCCCGATACCGATATTGATGCTGCATTGGATCGTTTGATTACAGGCGCCTTTATTCAATCTGGTCAGGTGTGTATCAGCGTACAACGGATATTGGCTCATCAGGACATCTATGATGAACTCAAAACTAAATTCGTCGCACGTGCCAAGTTACTGACTCCAGCAGACCCACATTTTGCATCGACTGTTATCGGTCCAATGATTAAGGAAAAAGAGGCAGAGCGCCTTAAAGGCTGGATTGATGATGCCGTACAACAAGGAGCCTCAGTGCTAGCAGGTGGGCATTTAAATGGTGTGCTACTTGAAGCCACCGTGCTTGAAAATGTTCCTGACTCAGCGGATGTCTATCAGAATGAGGCGTTTGGTCCTGTTGTGATTTTAGAGAAATATTCTAGCTTCGAGGAAGCATTGGAGTTGGTCAATCAGAGCCGTTTTGGTTTACAAGCTGGTTTATATACTCAAAATCTAAATAAGATGTTGAAAGCATGGGATGAACTTCATGTAGGCGGTGTGATTATCAATGATGTACCGACCTTCCGAGTTGATAATATGCCTTATGGCGGGGTCAAAGACAGCGGGTTGGGGCGTGAAGGCATCCGCTTTGCGATTGCTGATATGACTGAAGAGCGCGTTCTGGTTATAAAACAGTGA
- a CDS encoding arylsulfatase — translation MSRTPLRLSLLMISIVSITLLSGCNSQDDSPVPLVSKRPNILFILADDLGYSDIGAFGGEIKTPNLDALASEGRLLTDYHTAPTCSPTRSQLLSGTDHHLAGLGAMAELLAPQQVGHPGYEGYLNQKSLSLPELLKDNGYDTYMAGKWHLGLTEALSPKARGFEKSFVLLQGGDLHFGTAPTGYNRGTYREDGVLVNVPNNFYSSDFYTDKLISYIGQSKTLDKPFFAYAAYTAPHWPLQAPSEYIDRYKGKYDAGYDAIRLARIERQKKSGVIPTDFQPSTVLPESNIRPKWQSLTLEQRQIESRKMEVYAAMVENLDHNIGRLIQHLKDIGEYDNTLIFFASDNGAEGFVRGAPKGFDNSLSNIGHDNSYTYIGPRWAEVSAAPFHLWKDTTGEGGVVAPALVKLPKQFRSEANLTQFTSVIDVLPTLLDISKTPNPGTQYHGREVNPTTGFSLLPLLENKTKTPVRGENFVFADELHGNSYVRKGQWKLELQVGGAVSSMTWELYDLSTDRGENHNVADQHPDIVADLKREYDNYSTRVGLIPYYLTPPSPDKFALGNPE, via the coding sequence ATGTCTCGCACCCCGCTTCGCCTTTCTCTTTTAATGATAAGCATTGTTAGTATAACGCTCCTTAGTGGTTGTAATAGTCAAGATGATTCACCCGTTCCACTCGTTTCAAAAAGACCCAACATTTTATTCATCCTTGCGGATGATTTAGGGTACTCAGACATTGGGGCATTCGGTGGCGAAATCAAAACACCGAATCTTGATGCGCTTGCCTCTGAAGGTCGCTTATTAACGGATTATCATACTGCACCAACATGCTCTCCAACTCGCTCACAACTGCTCTCTGGAACGGACCATCATTTAGCTGGACTTGGTGCAATGGCTGAACTGCTTGCACCTCAGCAAGTTGGACATCCCGGTTATGAAGGCTATCTCAATCAAAAGTCGCTTTCACTGCCAGAACTCCTCAAAGATAATGGTTACGATACCTACATGGCCGGAAAGTGGCACTTAGGACTGACGGAGGCACTGAGTCCTAAAGCGCGAGGTTTTGAGAAGTCCTTTGTCCTGCTTCAAGGGGGTGACCTGCATTTTGGGACTGCTCCTACGGGTTATAACCGAGGGACTTATCGTGAGGATGGCGTTCTGGTCAATGTCCCTAATAATTTCTATTCATCTGATTTTTATACGGACAAACTGATTTCTTATATCGGTCAATCCAAGACTCTCGATAAACCCTTCTTTGCTTATGCGGCCTATACTGCTCCACACTGGCCATTACAAGCACCGTCTGAATATATTGATCGTTATAAAGGCAAGTACGATGCAGGTTATGATGCGATTCGTCTGGCTCGTATTGAACGTCAAAAAAAATCAGGGGTGATTCCAACTGACTTTCAGCCGAGTACCGTCTTACCAGAATCAAATATTCGCCCCAAATGGCAGTCTCTTACTCTTGAACAACGCCAAATTGAATCACGTAAAATGGAAGTCTATGCTGCCATGGTGGAAAACCTTGACCACAATATCGGTCGTTTAATCCAGCATCTGAAAGACATCGGTGAGTACGATAATACTTTGATCTTTTTTGCATCGGACAATGGCGCTGAAGGATTTGTCCGCGGAGCACCTAAGGGGTTTGATAATAGTCTCAGTAATATTGGTCATGACAACTCGTACACCTATATCGGCCCACGTTGGGCTGAGGTCAGTGCAGCTCCTTTTCATCTCTGGAAAGACACGACAGGTGAAGGCGGTGTGGTCGCTCCTGCTCTCGTCAAGCTCCCGAAACAATTTAGATCTGAGGCCAATCTCACACAGTTTACCTCGGTGATTGATGTATTACCCACACTCCTTGATATCAGCAAAACCCCTAATCCAGGGACTCAATATCATGGCCGAGAAGTGAATCCAACAACTGGATTTTCACTCCTTCCTCTTCTTGAAAACAAAACAAAAACACCTGTCCGAGGTGAAAATTTTGTCTTTGCTGATGAGTTACACGGCAATAGCTATGTGCGTAAGGGTCAATGGAAACTCGAACTTCAAGTTGGAGGTGCAGTCTCCAGCATGACTTGGGAACTCTATGATCTGTCAACAGATCGTGGGGAGAATCATAACGTCGCTGATCAGCACCCCGATATCGTGGCGGATCTCAAGCGTGAATATGATAACTATTCGACACGCGTTGGATTGATTCCCTATTACTTAACACCGCCTTCACCAGACAAGTTCGCATTGGGTAACCCTGAGTAA